The Styela clava chromosome 11, kaStyClav1.hap1.2, whole genome shotgun sequence genome includes the window TATTCTAACCGACTTTgctaataatttgaaaaagctTTGGGGCATGGAACAATTATCAGATAATCAGGTTAATATACAAGTCACGTGGGAAGTATTTGTAATTCTTGCCGGACGACTGTGATCAACATTTTGGCATTTTGTAATatctttaattttaataattaagCGATTGAATTGTGTGGTTCATGATGATTAACTATCCGAACAACTACATAATACTTTTTACACAAGCGTGACATGTAGTTCAATGCTGGAGGGCGAAAAGtatatttttagatttatttatgttcTGAAATAACGCAAAACTCGAAAAGAGgataataatcaaaaaaatgtttttgttattgcaGTTTTGGGctaattttgattattttggcGAGCAGAAATGCCTGCCACACAAAATCCCTAATACATTCGTAAGAAGCTTCTGCACAAACGTATCAACTGCTTTTATATTGTATATACTTATCGTTGAACTGGGATTGGTGTTGTGTCATTTTTACCTTGGGTTTTGGTACACATAACAATTTATTTGTGAGAATTTTCTTGCAGTAAAATACACTTCTTAACGGGGGCAAATAATGGgctaacaaaatataattgcgCGCCCGACTGCTCGACTTTTCACACGatacaaaattcaatatttacttCTTCTTTGAGTATTTACAAAGTGCAGACGtgtacaaaacaaacaaaacacgAAGATTCAGTTCACTGTGCAAATAAGTGCAAGCTTCATTGGCTTGTTTGCGTTTCGCAAGGTTTGTACTTACACGTTTTGCACGCACCGATGCGCTTATCGCATATCATGTTTTGTCGTCCAACAAACGTGATAAACCAAGAATTTATTCTATAACAGACATAGGACTGAATATTTAGCTTAGTTcaattttgtggaaaatttggCTGGTTTAACACACATTATATGTAAGTATTATCTTGCTGGTTGGCAAAGGTTGGAGTCATATATTATTTCACGTTCAAGTCACTTACTTATATATAGATAAAATTATGAGTGCAGAGCTGATTTTTGTCGAAGATTTTAAAAAagaagcgaaaaaaaaagtatcaCCTTTTGGCTGGGGATACTATTCAGCGGGATCAGTCGGAGAACAAACTGTGCACGAAAACTGCGAGGCATACAAAAGGTAATTTCTCGTTCTATTGACAGATATAACCAACAGTTGTCACAAGAAAAAATAAGGCAGTCTTTCGAGGACAACTCAAACTAAACATCATTTTGGCatacaaaaaacaataaaaagctGAGTCAGCTATGCACATATTCACGTTATTCGTTTTTAGTGTCCTATGCAGCCTATCATTGTGTGTCTCAGGAAGACTTCTTAATGACGTATATATTAGTATAGATAAAACGTCTTGAggtgttttttatttaattttagatGGAGATTTCGGCCTCGACTACTGCGATATGTGTCAGAAGTGGATATATCAACAACAGTTCTTGGTTCAAATATTCCGTTTCCTATTTGCATTGCCCCGACGGCTCATCATGCTATCGCCTGCGCCGAGGGCGAAGTTGAAACGGCTCAAGGTGTTCAAATATGATAGaaattaattgattaattaaCTAGTGTTAATAAGGTCAAATAACTTTATAGCACTAACGGCACAATCAAAATTCGCTGATCAACTGCAGAACCATTTTCTCACAGACCGTATAAGTTGCCcttaaaatgtaaatttattttctatatttttttttgaatcttgGTACTGAGGGTCAGGGgtattatcaaataataaatgACATGTAATACTACCCGCAAAATTAAGTGACTAAatgaaacaatcatttttacttaACATTTATTTCCCCAGAAGTTACCTCAAAGTTAGAAAACTGCGCTTGTTTGCCGTCGGCGAAGTTTTTAAATCATGGCGTTTCTACACCTGAGCAAAATAAATGCTGCaagatttttacattttctatTAATCAACACTTAGataagaaatataaaataaacaatgaaatttactaaaaattacATTTGTAACTTTTAGGTTCTTGTTGAGAAAAAGTTGACCCAAGAAAATTTTCCTTAGGTTGGAAAACACTGGCATATAAGACTTGTGATCTTTATGATATAcctcaaaacaaatatttttctcactGATTTCAAGCTATTTTAACATAGTATATCATTTTTATcccgtttttgttttgttttagcTGCTGAATCGCTTGGTACCGGAATGGCATTGAGTATCTATAGTAACCGTACTATGGAAGAAGTGGCTCATCAAGCACCAAAGGGCACAAAATGGTGCCATGTTCAAATAGTCCGGGTATTCTTATTTGTTATACGACGATTTCCTATTTCCACTCCAAACAAAAAGGCCCTGTGAAATCTGCCACTGACAAAATCATGCCTGTCCGAGAAACGATAAATTTCGGCAAATAAATACCGCAATTCATTCGAATAATttgggcactccagaagtatgtgtaccaatatggaggcaactaattttggtcgcctactttatatcaagttgtgtaaagggactaaaacctatgtgcagggggtatattcacttggctaacaccaACAGTCCCCggattcgtaatagaactaaaatagagaaaatcgaaataaaattatagtctAACCcaaacctgatacacatactacgggagtaccatcttttgtatatatatatataaagagagagagagagaagaaaTGGCTATGCCCCAATTGAGTCAACCACTTTCGTTTTTTAATTGCAGTGACTCTTGATATTTAGAACCGTGATTTGATAAAACATTACGTGAAAAGGGCGGAAAAAGCGGGTTACAACGGATTCATCGTAACCATTGATCAAGCAGTTTTAGGAAATCGTCATCATAGATATCCAGACGGAACTAGTTTCGCGTTTAAACAATTGCACCCGTAAGTTTTGCACGTTCAAATGTCCAATTTTGATGCAATTGTTCTGTTTTGTCTGTATGGTTGGTCTAATATccctaaaaatacaaaatcactAAACAAAGAGCGTCTAAAAAGATGCTCAAAAATCTCCATCATTATACTGTTTTACTTGCAAGCAAGGTTATATAAAAAAGACTTGAGTCTCGATAATTACCGGTTCCTTCAATTAAATACACTGTAATTTCTCGTATTAGTTCTCTTTCGGTGGCCTGTCCTGTAAATTCTAAATGCAAGGTGAGCATTAACTCATGGATATCTTAGAGGTAAAATTGCTCTAATTTATAAGTTGGTTTCTGCCTTCTTGACTTTTTTCACAGAAGCACAAACCTATTGGAATCAACGAAACATTTTATGCCACATATGAATGAAATAAGAGCATTTCTTCATTTAACTGATGGGACCACTGAATGGGACAGCCTTGACTGGTTGAGATCAATTACTAAATTACCAATAGCAGTGAAAGGAATTTTGACAAGTAAGAAAAGAGTGAAGCGTTATTATAGATTGTTTATGTGTATAAATTTCACAATTAAAATGATTGAAACTGCGTAAATGAAACATGCTCATGCTCTTTGATTGGCTCAATAATATGACTAGCGTATCAAATAGCTGACAACATATTCTTTTCAgaatacaaaaacaaacatggttatcaaacaaaaaatgttgttcTCGTAATCTTAGTAAAGTATATTGCCTTGTTTTGTTCTAATATACGCTAATGTAACTGCCATTGTTCCCGACACGAAGCAGCGAATCGAACTGCAGAATTTTTACTATCGACGCATGCTcaattatgaatatatataattttttaggTGAAATGGCTTTGAAGGCTGTTGAGCATAAGGTTGACGGAATAATCGTGTCAAACCACGGCGGAAGACAACTGGATGGCACTTTCGCTTCTGTAAGTTTGATTCAAACTTCCACTAAGATAAATAACTTATACTATCCCACACGCCTAAAAGTACTATTGAAAACAGTACGACATGGTATTCTCTACACTTTGCCCCAACTCAGCTGTCGTCGTGATTACTTAGATTGCTGTTGAACGGAGACGTTTTCTTGTCGactatttttgttattattttcttgttGGAATTTCTTATGGCTGCTGCTGCTCGATGACCAAATTTGGTTTCCTCGCTGCTCGCCTCACCCTGAAATGATTTTTCATTATTCAATCTGTATATCAAGTGTGCTTTTAGTAcgctgaaaaaataaactactgattactttCAGATCGACTCTCTTCCCGAAGTTGTGAAAGCAGTAAATGGGCGATGCGATGTTTACTTTGATGGAGGAATACGTAAAGGAACTGATATTGCAAAAGCAATCGCTCTTGGGGCAAAAGCGGTTTTCGTAGGAAGACCCATACTCTGGGGTCTTATTTGCGGGGTATGTTCTTTAGGTTTGTTTCTTTTGCGAGAACACCCTGTAACAACTTTGCTACGATTCCTCTTTCAAGGATTACTCTAATCATTTGAATACAGTTTTATATTCATCCTAACCTAGAacatatcataaaatttaattCATCCCATTAATTCCCCAAGTGCTGCGGTACAAACCAGTTGTCCACTGACAAGGTTTGTAGGAAAGGTTCAGCTCATTTTATCTACTAGTGGTAGTGGTCCAAGGATTGCTTCGATATTTGGTTTCTTAACACAAAACTGAGCtgtttgaatttttaattattagTTGTACCATCAACATCATGCAGACTCGACTTTCAGCGTCGTACAGACATTCATGAATCGATTCGCCATAGTGTCGTTTTAACTCTGTTACTTGTGTCTATATGCCGAAAAAGTTTCCTAAATATCTTCTATCATTCGCAGGGAAAGGAAGGAGCACAAAGGGTGTTGGAAATATTGCGTGACGAATTGGTAACCACAATGCAGCTTTTAGGTAAGACTATCTTTCTAAatgaacaaaataaacaaaaacctCCGTAGCACTCTCGGGCGTATAAAATTATACCCATATCAGTAAGTGGGACAGCGCTTATAgctaaatttataatttcacgAGTAAtagaatttacatttttatcccCGTGGTGAGAAAAGCCGAGAAAACGACTTAAGCATATT containing:
- the LOC120347339 gene encoding 2-Hydroxyacid oxidase 1-like, coding for MSAELIFVEDFKKEAKKKVSPFGWGYYSAGSVGEQTVHENCEAYKRWRFRPRLLRYVSEVDISTTVLGSNIPFPICIAPTAHHAIACAEGEVETAQAAESLGTGMALSIYSNRTMEEVAHQAPKGTKWCHVQIVRNRDLIKHYVKRAEKAGYNGFIVTIDQAVLGNRHHRYPDGTSFAFKQLHPSTNLLESTKHFMPHMNEIRAFLHLTDGTTEWDSLDWLRSITKLPIAVKGILTSEMALKAVEHKVDGIIVSNHGGRQLDGTFASIDSLPEVVKAVNGRCDVYFDGGIRKGTDIAKAIALGAKAVFVGRPILWGLICGGKEGAQRVLEILRDELVTTMQLLGVKSLDELQTTPDLVVHESYLFSKL